In one Gadus morhua chromosome 7, gadMor3.0, whole genome shotgun sequence genomic region, the following are encoded:
- the phldb2a gene encoding pleckstrin homology-like domain family B member 2 isoform X1 has translation MKNTTSPQKSSLTTLSYDSDCLKMQPGGGGGGGGGGGGGGGGGSSGRAVLRGSRSKAELQDLMETLQRRKSALEASLRAAEFSRSYLSGSPTSGAGSPPPQLATSSSSSSSSRPPLQGPASTLGRSERPPCAPRPGGAGPRPYPYASSSVPPSPRQRERPLSPGGGGGLLRHGHARHQSQDSLLHSIHGAGGGAPMASPGGERRSGAASVPSSPRMGRRLYAQSRASGGGGGVNGGGAEAQRQRKYSTGSLNGLGTHSRSLPRLHRAAEPPALSLPGRLPRGDGRTVSRRSMSSLEQPPDVTVTACPPSTPPRRASMASLSSLGLELDGEALEDLCPGGGERRLSFTKGLGAGGRVGSISSLNGKEELKDYHQHQRDERLREQRVQRLESQRLETILTLCTGRGPPEREAGSAVSDLQKINKELEKLQVSDDESVFSDSPNGTGSDSGFGPKARDYLSGDEAQLGGQRQPGGYPEPRDHSPAVGLRNAAPSPSSQHRDKVLGSFQLKQEVTHMEEERVQVVNNIDELEQKVKELDNQMDESIREMEVECALLDGEHDSELAQLQKEKESLEQLNGKIHSIDKNNRIEMNRGEELRAQEDSEFQRLEKELSQEEEKENHTQTLLREIADCQRSTVTRKERLMTLKKQSTQISLQAQQERQNFQKEKENLLLMLHKEKDHLVALEGKYAELSGGQSFANNPVTIKEHLSALKEKRRSNSHESSSNSTSSALSDSLSLMRSQQLLPPSYGRTLGHKVHIPLSQSNSCGSVVPQVFSVSRDLSQARRLMKGNNGHMHMSEDRQRRSDLCSRTVSESNVFLEPFSYSVHSHASDTISVDSSDSMETSFSAGSPDNISSASTANMAKLEEMERLLREAQAEKQKLLEYREQEMEMRRLALDEERRRREDLEKRLQEETSRRQRLIEREVKLREKQRSQQSRMLTRYLPVRKDDFDLHGHIEEAGHNPDACFHLAVTDKTCRGFLVKMGGKIKTWKKRWFVFDQNRRTLTYYADKHETKMKGVLYFQAIEEVYYDHLKSAHKSPNPLLTFSVKTHDRVYYMVAPSPEAMRIWMDVIVTGAEGQMHFMV, from the exons ATGAAGAACACAACATCACCCCAGAAGAGTTCCCTCACCACCCTGTCCTACGACTCTG ACTGCCTGAAGATGCAgccgggtggaggtggaggtggaggtggaggtggaggcggtggcggtgggggggggtcctcgGGCCGGGCGGTGCTGCGCGGCTCCCGCTCCAAGGCGGAGCTCCAGGACCTGATGGAGACGCTGCAGCGCAGGAAGAGCGCCCTGGAGGCCAGCCTGCGCGCCGCCGAGTTCAGCCGCAGCTACCTCAGCGGCTCGCCGACCTCCGGCGCCGGCTCCCCGCCGCCGCAGCTcgccacgtcctcctcctcctcctcctcctcgcggcCGCCGCTGCAGGGCCCCGCCTCCACGCTGGGGCGCAGCGAGCGCCCGCCCTGCGCCCCCAGACCCGGCGGCGCCGGCCCCCGGCCCTACCCCTACGCCAGCAGCAGCGTGCCGCCCTCCCCACGCCAGCGGGAGCGTCCGCTCagccccggcggcggcggcggcctcctcCGCCACGGCCACGCCCGCCACCAGTCCCAGGACAGCCTGCTGCACTCCATCcacggggcgggcgggggggcgccGATGGCCTCCCCCGGCGGGGAGCGGAGGAGCGGGGCGGCCAGCGTGCCCTCCAGCCCCCGCATGGGACGCCGGCTCTACGCCCAGAGCCGggccagcggcggcggcggcggcgtgaaCGGCGGCGGCGCCGAGGCCCAGCGGCAGAGGAAGTACTCCACGGGGTCCCTGAACGGCCTGGGCACCCACAGCCGCTCCCTGCCCCGCCTGCACCGCGCGGCCGagccccccgccctctccctgCCGGGCCGTTTGCCCCGGGGGGACGGCCGGACGGTGTCCCGCCGCAGCATGTCGTCCCTGGAGCAGCCGCCCGACGTGACGGTGACGGCCTGCCCGCCCAGCACGCCGCCCCGGAGGGCCAGCATGGCGTCGCTCAGCTCCCTGGGGCTGGAGCTGGACGGCGAGGCTCTGGAGGACCTGTGcccgggagggggggagaggaggctgtCCTTCACCaaggggctgggggcggggggccgcgTGGGCAGCATCAGCTCGCTGAACGGgaaggaggagctgaaggactACCACCAGCACCAGAGGGACGAGAGGCTGCGCGAGCAGAGGGTGCAGAGGCTG GAGAGCCAGCGCCTGGAGACCATCCTGACTCTGTGCACGGGGCGGGGACCGCCCGAGAGGGAGGCCGGCTCGGCCGTCTCAGACCTCCAGAAGATCAACAAGGAGCTGGAGAAGCTGCAGGTGTCCGACGACGAGTCCGTCTTCTCCGACTCCCCCAACGGCACCGGCTCCGATAGCGGCTTCGGGCCTAAAGCCAGGGACTATCTTAGCGGGGATGAGGCCCAGCTGGGGGGCCAGCGCCAGCCCGGGGGATACCCGGAGCCCCGGGACCACAGTCCGGCCGTGGGCCTACGCAATGCtgcaccctctccctcctcccagcacAGAGACAAG GTCCTGGGGAGCTTTCAGTTGAAGCAGGAAGTGACCCAcatggaagaggagagggttCAGGTGGTGAACAACATTGATGAGCTGGAGCAGAAGGTCAAAGAGCTGGACAACCAGATGGACGAGTCCATCAGAGAG ATGGAGGTGGAGTGTGCCCTGCTCGACGGAGAACACGACTCTGAGTTGGCCCAGctgcagaaagagaaagagtcaCTGGAACAGCTCAACGGGAAGATCCACAGCATCGACAAGAACAACCGCATCGAGATGAATCGG GGAGAGGAGCTAAGGGCCCAGGAGGACTCAGAGTTCCAGCGGCTGGAGAAGGAGctgagccaggaggaggagaaagagaaccacacacagacgctccTGAGGGAGATCGCCGATTGCCAGCGCAGCACCGTCACACGCAAG GAGAGGCTGATGACCCTGAAGAAGCAGTCCACTCAGATCTCCCTCCAGGCCCAGCAGGAGAGGCAGAACTTCcagaaggaaaaggaaaaccTGCTCCTCATGCTACACAAG GAAAAGGATCACCTGGTGGCGCTGGAAGGGAAGTACGCCGAGCTGTCGGGGGGGCAATCCTTCGCCAACAACCCGGTCACCATCAAAGAG CATTTGAGTGCcctgaaggagaagagaaggagcaACAGCCACGAGAGCTCCTCAAACTCCACCTCCTCGGCTCTGAGCGACAGTCTGTCTCTCATGAGGAGCCAAcagctccttcctccttcctacGGGAGGACTCTGGGTCACAAG GTCCACATCCCCTTGTCTCAGAGCAACAGCTGTGGCAGCGTGGTCCCCCAGGTGTTCTCCGTGTCCCGGGACCTTAGCCAGGCCCGGCGCCTCATGAAGG GCAACAACGGCCACATGCACATGAGCGAGGACCGACAGAGACGCAGCGACCTGTGCAGCCGCACGGTGTCGGAGTCCAACGTGTTCCTGGAGCCCTTCTCCTACTCGGTCCACAGCCACGCCTCAGACACCATCAGCGTGGACAGCTCGGACAGCATGGAAACCAGCTTCTCCGCGGGGTCGCCCGACAACATCTCCAG TGCGAGCACGGCCAACATGGCCaagctggaggagatggagcgGCTCCTACGAGAGGCCCAGGCCGAGAAGCAGAAGCTCCTGGAGTACAGG GAGCAGGAGATGGAGATGCGGCGGCTGGCTCTGGAcgaggagcggaggaggagggaggacctGGAGAAGCGCCTGCAGGAGGAGACCTCCAGGAGGCAGAGGCTCATCGAGAGGGAGGTGAAGCTGAGGGAGAAGCAGAGATCACAG CAGTCGAGGATGCTGACGCGATACCTCCCGGTGAGGAAGGACGACTTCGACCTCCACGGCCACATCGAGGAGGCCGGGCATAACCCCGACGCCTGCTTCCACCTCGCCGTCACCGACAAGACCTGCCGCGGCTTCCTGGTCAAGATGGGTGGCAAGATCAAGACCTGGAAGAAGCGCTGGTTCGTGTTCGACCAGAACCGACGGACCCTGACCTACTAcgcag ATAAACACGAGACCAAGATGAAAGGGGTCCTCTACTTCCAGGCCATCGAGGAGGTCTACTACGACCATCTAAAGAGCGCACACAAA agtccCAACCCCTTGCTAACGTTCAGTGTGAAGACCCATGACCGGGTCTACTACATGGTGGCCCCCAGCCCTGAGGCCATGAGGATCTGGATGGATGTCATTGTAACCGGGGCAGAGGGACAGATGCACTTCATGGTGTAG
- the phldb2a gene encoding pleckstrin homology-like domain family B member 2 isoform X2, which yields MKNTTSPQKSSLTTLSYDSDCLKMQPGGGGGGGGGGGGGGGGGSSGRAVLRGSRSKAELQDLMETLQRRKSALEASLRAAEFSRSYLSGSPTSGAGSPPPQLATSSSSSSSSRPPLQGPASTLGRSERPPCAPRPGGAGPRPYPYASSSVPPSPRQRERPLSPGGGGGLLRHGHARHQSQDSLLHSIHGAGGGAPMASPGGERRSGAASVPSSPRMGRRLYAQSRASGGGGGVNGGGAEAQRQRKYSTGSLNGLGTHSRSLPRLHRAAEPPALSLPGRLPRGDGRTVSRRSMSSLEQPPDVTVTACPPSTPPRRASMASLSSLGLELDGEALEDLCPGGGERRLSFTKGLGAGGRVGSISSLNGKEELKDYHQHQRDERLREQRVQRLESQRLETILTLCTGRGPPEREAGSAVSDLQKINKELEKLQVSDDESVFSDSPNGTGSDSGFGPKARDYLSGDEAQLGGQRQPGGYPEPRDHSPAVGLRNAAPSPSSQHRDKVLGSFQLKQEVTHMEEERVQVVNNIDELEQKVKELDNQMDESIREMEVECALLDGEHDSELAQLQKEKESLEQLNGKIHSIDKNNRIEMNRGEELRAQEDSEFQRLEKELSQEEEKENHTQTLLREIADCQRSTVTRKERLMTLKKQSTQISLQAQQERQNFQKEKENLLLMLHKEKDHLVALEGKYAELSGGQSFANNPVTIKEHLSALKEKRRSNSHESSSNSTSSALSDSLSLMRSQQLLPPSYGRTLGHKVHIPLSQSNSCGSVVPQVFSVSRDLSQARRLMKGNNGHMHMSEDRQRRSDLCSRTVSESNVFLEPFSYSVHSHASDTISVDSSDSMETSFSAGSPDNISSASTANMAKLEEMERLLREAQAEKQKLLEYREQEMEMRRLALDEERRRREDLEKRLQEETSRRQRLIEREVKLREKQRSQSRMLTRYLPVRKDDFDLHGHIEEAGHNPDACFHLAVTDKTCRGFLVKMGGKIKTWKKRWFVFDQNRRTLTYYADKHETKMKGVLYFQAIEEVYYDHLKSAHKSPNPLLTFSVKTHDRVYYMVAPSPEAMRIWMDVIVTGAEGQMHFMV from the exons ATGAAGAACACAACATCACCCCAGAAGAGTTCCCTCACCACCCTGTCCTACGACTCTG ACTGCCTGAAGATGCAgccgggtggaggtggaggtggaggtggaggtggaggcggtggcggtgggggggggtcctcgGGCCGGGCGGTGCTGCGCGGCTCCCGCTCCAAGGCGGAGCTCCAGGACCTGATGGAGACGCTGCAGCGCAGGAAGAGCGCCCTGGAGGCCAGCCTGCGCGCCGCCGAGTTCAGCCGCAGCTACCTCAGCGGCTCGCCGACCTCCGGCGCCGGCTCCCCGCCGCCGCAGCTcgccacgtcctcctcctcctcctcctcctcgcggcCGCCGCTGCAGGGCCCCGCCTCCACGCTGGGGCGCAGCGAGCGCCCGCCCTGCGCCCCCAGACCCGGCGGCGCCGGCCCCCGGCCCTACCCCTACGCCAGCAGCAGCGTGCCGCCCTCCCCACGCCAGCGGGAGCGTCCGCTCagccccggcggcggcggcggcctcctcCGCCACGGCCACGCCCGCCACCAGTCCCAGGACAGCCTGCTGCACTCCATCcacggggcgggcgggggggcgccGATGGCCTCCCCCGGCGGGGAGCGGAGGAGCGGGGCGGCCAGCGTGCCCTCCAGCCCCCGCATGGGACGCCGGCTCTACGCCCAGAGCCGggccagcggcggcggcggcggcgtgaaCGGCGGCGGCGCCGAGGCCCAGCGGCAGAGGAAGTACTCCACGGGGTCCCTGAACGGCCTGGGCACCCACAGCCGCTCCCTGCCCCGCCTGCACCGCGCGGCCGagccccccgccctctccctgCCGGGCCGTTTGCCCCGGGGGGACGGCCGGACGGTGTCCCGCCGCAGCATGTCGTCCCTGGAGCAGCCGCCCGACGTGACGGTGACGGCCTGCCCGCCCAGCACGCCGCCCCGGAGGGCCAGCATGGCGTCGCTCAGCTCCCTGGGGCTGGAGCTGGACGGCGAGGCTCTGGAGGACCTGTGcccgggagggggggagaggaggctgtCCTTCACCaaggggctgggggcggggggccgcgTGGGCAGCATCAGCTCGCTGAACGGgaaggaggagctgaaggactACCACCAGCACCAGAGGGACGAGAGGCTGCGCGAGCAGAGGGTGCAGAGGCTG GAGAGCCAGCGCCTGGAGACCATCCTGACTCTGTGCACGGGGCGGGGACCGCCCGAGAGGGAGGCCGGCTCGGCCGTCTCAGACCTCCAGAAGATCAACAAGGAGCTGGAGAAGCTGCAGGTGTCCGACGACGAGTCCGTCTTCTCCGACTCCCCCAACGGCACCGGCTCCGATAGCGGCTTCGGGCCTAAAGCCAGGGACTATCTTAGCGGGGATGAGGCCCAGCTGGGGGGCCAGCGCCAGCCCGGGGGATACCCGGAGCCCCGGGACCACAGTCCGGCCGTGGGCCTACGCAATGCtgcaccctctccctcctcccagcacAGAGACAAG GTCCTGGGGAGCTTTCAGTTGAAGCAGGAAGTGACCCAcatggaagaggagagggttCAGGTGGTGAACAACATTGATGAGCTGGAGCAGAAGGTCAAAGAGCTGGACAACCAGATGGACGAGTCCATCAGAGAG ATGGAGGTGGAGTGTGCCCTGCTCGACGGAGAACACGACTCTGAGTTGGCCCAGctgcagaaagagaaagagtcaCTGGAACAGCTCAACGGGAAGATCCACAGCATCGACAAGAACAACCGCATCGAGATGAATCGG GGAGAGGAGCTAAGGGCCCAGGAGGACTCAGAGTTCCAGCGGCTGGAGAAGGAGctgagccaggaggaggagaaagagaaccacacacagacgctccTGAGGGAGATCGCCGATTGCCAGCGCAGCACCGTCACACGCAAG GAGAGGCTGATGACCCTGAAGAAGCAGTCCACTCAGATCTCCCTCCAGGCCCAGCAGGAGAGGCAGAACTTCcagaaggaaaaggaaaaccTGCTCCTCATGCTACACAAG GAAAAGGATCACCTGGTGGCGCTGGAAGGGAAGTACGCCGAGCTGTCGGGGGGGCAATCCTTCGCCAACAACCCGGTCACCATCAAAGAG CATTTGAGTGCcctgaaggagaagagaaggagcaACAGCCACGAGAGCTCCTCAAACTCCACCTCCTCGGCTCTGAGCGACAGTCTGTCTCTCATGAGGAGCCAAcagctccttcctccttcctacGGGAGGACTCTGGGTCACAAG GTCCACATCCCCTTGTCTCAGAGCAACAGCTGTGGCAGCGTGGTCCCCCAGGTGTTCTCCGTGTCCCGGGACCTTAGCCAGGCCCGGCGCCTCATGAAGG GCAACAACGGCCACATGCACATGAGCGAGGACCGACAGAGACGCAGCGACCTGTGCAGCCGCACGGTGTCGGAGTCCAACGTGTTCCTGGAGCCCTTCTCCTACTCGGTCCACAGCCACGCCTCAGACACCATCAGCGTGGACAGCTCGGACAGCATGGAAACCAGCTTCTCCGCGGGGTCGCCCGACAACATCTCCAG TGCGAGCACGGCCAACATGGCCaagctggaggagatggagcgGCTCCTACGAGAGGCCCAGGCCGAGAAGCAGAAGCTCCTGGAGTACAGG GAGCAGGAGATGGAGATGCGGCGGCTGGCTCTGGAcgaggagcggaggaggagggaggacctGGAGAAGCGCCTGCAGGAGGAGACCTCCAGGAGGCAGAGGCTCATCGAGAGGGAGGTGAAGCTGAGGGAGAAGCAGAGATCACAG TCGAGGATGCTGACGCGATACCTCCCGGTGAGGAAGGACGACTTCGACCTCCACGGCCACATCGAGGAGGCCGGGCATAACCCCGACGCCTGCTTCCACCTCGCCGTCACCGACAAGACCTGCCGCGGCTTCCTGGTCAAGATGGGTGGCAAGATCAAGACCTGGAAGAAGCGCTGGTTCGTGTTCGACCAGAACCGACGGACCCTGACCTACTAcgcag ATAAACACGAGACCAAGATGAAAGGGGTCCTCTACTTCCAGGCCATCGAGGAGGTCTACTACGACCATCTAAAGAGCGCACACAAA agtccCAACCCCTTGCTAACGTTCAGTGTGAAGACCCATGACCGGGTCTACTACATGGTGGCCCCCAGCCCTGAGGCCATGAGGATCTGGATGGATGTCATTGTAACCGGGGCAGAGGGACAGATGCACTTCATGGTGTAG
- the phldb2a gene encoding pleckstrin homology-like domain family B member 2 isoform X3, with amino-acid sequence MGRNDCLKMQPGGGGGGGGGGGGGGGGGSSGRAVLRGSRSKAELQDLMETLQRRKSALEASLRAAEFSRSYLSGSPTSGAGSPPPQLATSSSSSSSSRPPLQGPASTLGRSERPPCAPRPGGAGPRPYPYASSSVPPSPRQRERPLSPGGGGGLLRHGHARHQSQDSLLHSIHGAGGGAPMASPGGERRSGAASVPSSPRMGRRLYAQSRASGGGGGVNGGGAEAQRQRKYSTGSLNGLGTHSRSLPRLHRAAEPPALSLPGRLPRGDGRTVSRRSMSSLEQPPDVTVTACPPSTPPRRASMASLSSLGLELDGEALEDLCPGGGERRLSFTKGLGAGGRVGSISSLNGKEELKDYHQHQRDERLREQRVQRLESQRLETILTLCTGRGPPEREAGSAVSDLQKINKELEKLQVSDDESVFSDSPNGTGSDSGFGPKARDYLSGDEAQLGGQRQPGGYPEPRDHSPAVGLRNAAPSPSSQHRDKVLGSFQLKQEVTHMEEERVQVVNNIDELEQKVKELDNQMDESIREMEVECALLDGEHDSELAQLQKEKESLEQLNGKIHSIDKNNRIEMNRGEELRAQEDSEFQRLEKELSQEEEKENHTQTLLREIADCQRSTVTRKERLMTLKKQSTQISLQAQQERQNFQKEKENLLLMLHKEKDHLVALEGKYAELSGGQSFANNPVTIKEHLSALKEKRRSNSHESSSNSTSSALSDSLSLMRSQQLLPPSYGRTLGHKVHIPLSQSNSCGSVVPQVFSVSRDLSQARRLMKGNNGHMHMSEDRQRRSDLCSRTVSESNVFLEPFSYSVHSHASDTISVDSSDSMETSFSAGSPDNISSASTANMAKLEEMERLLREAQAEKQKLLEYREQEMEMRRLALDEERRRREDLEKRLQEETSRRQRLIEREVKLREKQRSQQSRMLTRYLPVRKDDFDLHGHIEEAGHNPDACFHLAVTDKTCRGFLVKMGGKIKTWKKRWFVFDQNRRTLTYYADKHETKMKGVLYFQAIEEVYYDHLKSAHKSPNPLLTFSVKTHDRVYYMVAPSPEAMRIWMDVIVTGAEGQMHFMV; translated from the exons ATGGGACGGAACG ACTGCCTGAAGATGCAgccgggtggaggtggaggtggaggtggaggtggaggcggtggcggtgggggggggtcctcgGGCCGGGCGGTGCTGCGCGGCTCCCGCTCCAAGGCGGAGCTCCAGGACCTGATGGAGACGCTGCAGCGCAGGAAGAGCGCCCTGGAGGCCAGCCTGCGCGCCGCCGAGTTCAGCCGCAGCTACCTCAGCGGCTCGCCGACCTCCGGCGCCGGCTCCCCGCCGCCGCAGCTcgccacgtcctcctcctcctcctcctcctcgcggcCGCCGCTGCAGGGCCCCGCCTCCACGCTGGGGCGCAGCGAGCGCCCGCCCTGCGCCCCCAGACCCGGCGGCGCCGGCCCCCGGCCCTACCCCTACGCCAGCAGCAGCGTGCCGCCCTCCCCACGCCAGCGGGAGCGTCCGCTCagccccggcggcggcggcggcctcctcCGCCACGGCCACGCCCGCCACCAGTCCCAGGACAGCCTGCTGCACTCCATCcacggggcgggcgggggggcgccGATGGCCTCCCCCGGCGGGGAGCGGAGGAGCGGGGCGGCCAGCGTGCCCTCCAGCCCCCGCATGGGACGCCGGCTCTACGCCCAGAGCCGggccagcggcggcggcggcggcgtgaaCGGCGGCGGCGCCGAGGCCCAGCGGCAGAGGAAGTACTCCACGGGGTCCCTGAACGGCCTGGGCACCCACAGCCGCTCCCTGCCCCGCCTGCACCGCGCGGCCGagccccccgccctctccctgCCGGGCCGTTTGCCCCGGGGGGACGGCCGGACGGTGTCCCGCCGCAGCATGTCGTCCCTGGAGCAGCCGCCCGACGTGACGGTGACGGCCTGCCCGCCCAGCACGCCGCCCCGGAGGGCCAGCATGGCGTCGCTCAGCTCCCTGGGGCTGGAGCTGGACGGCGAGGCTCTGGAGGACCTGTGcccgggagggggggagaggaggctgtCCTTCACCaaggggctgggggcggggggccgcgTGGGCAGCATCAGCTCGCTGAACGGgaaggaggagctgaaggactACCACCAGCACCAGAGGGACGAGAGGCTGCGCGAGCAGAGGGTGCAGAGGCTG GAGAGCCAGCGCCTGGAGACCATCCTGACTCTGTGCACGGGGCGGGGACCGCCCGAGAGGGAGGCCGGCTCGGCCGTCTCAGACCTCCAGAAGATCAACAAGGAGCTGGAGAAGCTGCAGGTGTCCGACGACGAGTCCGTCTTCTCCGACTCCCCCAACGGCACCGGCTCCGATAGCGGCTTCGGGCCTAAAGCCAGGGACTATCTTAGCGGGGATGAGGCCCAGCTGGGGGGCCAGCGCCAGCCCGGGGGATACCCGGAGCCCCGGGACCACAGTCCGGCCGTGGGCCTACGCAATGCtgcaccctctccctcctcccagcacAGAGACAAG GTCCTGGGGAGCTTTCAGTTGAAGCAGGAAGTGACCCAcatggaagaggagagggttCAGGTGGTGAACAACATTGATGAGCTGGAGCAGAAGGTCAAAGAGCTGGACAACCAGATGGACGAGTCCATCAGAGAG ATGGAGGTGGAGTGTGCCCTGCTCGACGGAGAACACGACTCTGAGTTGGCCCAGctgcagaaagagaaagagtcaCTGGAACAGCTCAACGGGAAGATCCACAGCATCGACAAGAACAACCGCATCGAGATGAATCGG GGAGAGGAGCTAAGGGCCCAGGAGGACTCAGAGTTCCAGCGGCTGGAGAAGGAGctgagccaggaggaggagaaagagaaccacacacagacgctccTGAGGGAGATCGCCGATTGCCAGCGCAGCACCGTCACACGCAAG GAGAGGCTGATGACCCTGAAGAAGCAGTCCACTCAGATCTCCCTCCAGGCCCAGCAGGAGAGGCAGAACTTCcagaaggaaaaggaaaaccTGCTCCTCATGCTACACAAG GAAAAGGATCACCTGGTGGCGCTGGAAGGGAAGTACGCCGAGCTGTCGGGGGGGCAATCCTTCGCCAACAACCCGGTCACCATCAAAGAG CATTTGAGTGCcctgaaggagaagagaaggagcaACAGCCACGAGAGCTCCTCAAACTCCACCTCCTCGGCTCTGAGCGACAGTCTGTCTCTCATGAGGAGCCAAcagctccttcctccttcctacGGGAGGACTCTGGGTCACAAG GTCCACATCCCCTTGTCTCAGAGCAACAGCTGTGGCAGCGTGGTCCCCCAGGTGTTCTCCGTGTCCCGGGACCTTAGCCAGGCCCGGCGCCTCATGAAGG GCAACAACGGCCACATGCACATGAGCGAGGACCGACAGAGACGCAGCGACCTGTGCAGCCGCACGGTGTCGGAGTCCAACGTGTTCCTGGAGCCCTTCTCCTACTCGGTCCACAGCCACGCCTCAGACACCATCAGCGTGGACAGCTCGGACAGCATGGAAACCAGCTTCTCCGCGGGGTCGCCCGACAACATCTCCAG TGCGAGCACGGCCAACATGGCCaagctggaggagatggagcgGCTCCTACGAGAGGCCCAGGCCGAGAAGCAGAAGCTCCTGGAGTACAGG GAGCAGGAGATGGAGATGCGGCGGCTGGCTCTGGAcgaggagcggaggaggagggaggacctGGAGAAGCGCCTGCAGGAGGAGACCTCCAGGAGGCAGAGGCTCATCGAGAGGGAGGTGAAGCTGAGGGAGAAGCAGAGATCACAG CAGTCGAGGATGCTGACGCGATACCTCCCGGTGAGGAAGGACGACTTCGACCTCCACGGCCACATCGAGGAGGCCGGGCATAACCCCGACGCCTGCTTCCACCTCGCCGTCACCGACAAGACCTGCCGCGGCTTCCTGGTCAAGATGGGTGGCAAGATCAAGACCTGGAAGAAGCGCTGGTTCGTGTTCGACCAGAACCGACGGACCCTGACCTACTAcgcag ATAAACACGAGACCAAGATGAAAGGGGTCCTCTACTTCCAGGCCATCGAGGAGGTCTACTACGACCATCTAAAGAGCGCACACAAA agtccCAACCCCTTGCTAACGTTCAGTGTGAAGACCCATGACCGGGTCTACTACATGGTGGCCCCCAGCCCTGAGGCCATGAGGATCTGGATGGATGTCATTGTAACCGGGGCAGAGGGACAGATGCACTTCATGGTGTAG